GAACGCCCGGAGCGCCTCCGGTGCCGGGGGGTATCTCGGACGGCTCGGCGACCACGATGATCGCCGGAGGACCGCCGAGCGGCTGGCGCGCCTCGGTGACGTGCAGGTGCCGCTCGATCAGGGCGACGAGGAAGGGCCGCGCGTGATAGCGCACGATCTGCAGTCGTGGCCGGCTCTCCGCGGCGAAGGGCTGGATCCAGATGTCGTAGCCCTCGCGCCCGGCATCGCGTGGTCTCGCAGGGGAGAGGACGCGGCCGTAGGGAGCGAAGGCTTCGGCGGTGAGTGGCGAGACGGGCAGGACGATGCGGCGCATGCCGGCATCGTAATGCGCCGCCGCCAAAGAAAACGGCGAGCATGAAGCCCGCCGTTCGGTAGGTAAATGATCCGAGCCGTTTACTGCTTCGGCGCGGCGGCGAGCACCGGCGAGAGCTTGTCGGCGTCGCGCTTGACGATCGCGGCGAAGCCGGCCGGCGTGCGCTCTTCGGCGGTAGGCAGCACAGTGCCGAGATCGAGCAGGCGCTTCTTGACGCCCTCGTCGTCGAGCGCCTTGCCGAGCGCGGCGACCAGCTTGTCGATCGCTTCCTTCGGCATGCCCTTCGGCGCGGCGATGCCGTTCCAGGCCTCGATCTGGTACTCCGGCAGACCGGCTTCCTTGGTGGTCGGCACGTCGGGCAGCGCCGGCGAGCGCTGGGCCGAGGCGATGGCATAGGCCTTGATCGTGCCGGCCTTGACCTGCTCGGCGACGCTGACGATCTGGTCGCACATGAAGTCGATCTGTCCGGAGACCAGGTCGTTCAGCGCCGGGCCGGTGCCGCGATAGGCGACGGAGTTCAGCTTCGGCACGCCGAGCTGGCCCTTGAGCAGGGTGCAGGTCGTCCACGACACCGAGCCGACGCCGGCATGGGCTTCGTTCACCTTGTCGGTGTTCGTCTTCACATAGGCGACGAACTCCTTCAGGTCCTTAGGCTCGAAGTTCTTCTTGGCGACGATCAGGATCGGCGTGCCGCCGGCGAGTCCGATCGTCTGCATGCCGTTGATCGGGTCGTATTTCAGGCCGGGATAGGTGGCGGGCGCCGCCGAGAAGGTGCCGAGATGGCCCATCGCGATGGTGTAGCCGTCGGGCGTCGCCGTCAGCGCGCGGGTGATGCCGGTGGTGCCGCCGGCGCCGGCGACGTTTTCGACGACGACCTGCTGGCCGAGGGTCTTCGACATGTTCTCGCCGACGATGCGGGCGATGATGTCGGTCGGTCCGCCGGCCGCGAACGGCACGATCATGGTGATCGGCCGCTCCGGATACTTGGACTGGGCCTGAGCCGGCAGCGCCAACGCGAGCGCTGCGGTGAGACTGAGGGCGAGCTTCTTCATGGGTAATCCTCCCTGATGCGATATCCTGAAGATGGTGGAACGGGGATGGGCGACAACCCCTTCATTCGGTGAAGACCTCTTCGCGTTTCTTCGACATCGACGGCAGCAGCGCGATGACGAGGATCGCGACGGCGACCAGCAGCAGGCCGGCCGAGATCGGCCGCTCGATGAAGGTCATGAACGAGCCGCGCGAGATGATCAGGGCCTGGCGCAGCTTCTCTTCCATCAGCTTGCCGAGCACGAAGCCGAGCAGCATCGGGGCGGGCTCGAAGCCGAGCTTGATCAGGATGTAGCCGAACAGGCCGAATAGCGCGGTGAAGGCGACGTCGACCGGCTGATTGTTCACCGAGTAGATGCCGATCGAGCAGAAGATCAGGATCGCCGGGAACATCAGGCGGTACGGCACCTGCAGCAGTTTCACCCACAGCCCGACCAGTGGCAGGTTGATCACCAGCAGCATCAGGTTGCCGATCCACATCGAGGCGATCATGCCCCAGAACAGGTCGGGGTTCTTGGTCATCACCTGCGGCCCGGGAATGATGCCGTGGATGGTCATTGCGCCGACCATCAGCGCCATCACCGCATTCGGCGGGATGCCGAGCGTGAGCAG
This sequence is a window from Bosea vestrisii. Protein-coding genes within it:
- a CDS encoding tripartite tricarboxylate transporter substrate-binding protein; the protein is MKKLALSLTAALALALPAQAQSKYPERPITMIVPFAAGGPTDIIARIVGENMSKTLGQQVVVENVAGAGGTTGITRALTATPDGYTIAMGHLGTFSAAPATYPGLKYDPINGMQTIGLAGGTPILIVAKKNFEPKDLKEFVAYVKTNTDKVNEAHAGVGSVSWTTCTLLKGQLGVPKLNSVAYRGTGPALNDLVSGQIDFMCDQIVSVAEQVKAGTIKAYAIASAQRSPALPDVPTTKEAGLPEYQIEAWNGIAAPKGMPKEAIDKLVAALGKALDDEGVKKRLLDLGTVLPTAEERTPAGFAAIVKRDADKLSPVLAAAPKQ